From the Thermococcus sp. MV5 genome, the window ACAATTAGCTGTCTTGCTTGTTTGATTGTCCTTGCAAGACCTTTTTTGAATACCAATGTTTGAAGCCTCCTCTCGAGAATATCATCTATTGTAAGTGAAAGAACATCATCAAGGTGTGCTTCTTCTGGGAGCATACCAAGTCTCACGAGCCTCTGAAGAAGCTGAGCCCTCTCAATCTCTGCCTGTTTCCCTCTCGCAGCCAGTAGCCGCCTAGCTCTTCTTCTAAAGTTCTTAAGTTGAGTTTCGTGCTTCCATAGCTCCTTTTTATTTTTAAGAGCATATTTTTGAACCAATACCCTCTCTCTATCAAGCCTTTCTTTAATCCATGGGTGAGAGGGAGTTTCATACCTTTTCCTTTGTCTTTTTGGATCTCCCATTTATACCACCTCACTTCTTCCTTCTGCTAACACCAAGTGTAGAACCTCTTCTAAAGTTCGACTTAGTCCTTTGTCCCCTTAGTGGCAGACCAAGCTCATGTCTGATACCTCTGTAGGCTCTGATTCTCCTAAGCCTATTAACATCTTCACGCCATGCCATGACGAGTTTTGCCCCAGTAAGATGTAGATCTCTCCCACTTTCGTAATCTTTAGGTCTGTTAAGTATCCATCCAGGAATACCATGCTTTCCAGGATCTTCAAGAACTGCTTCAATAGCCTTTACTTGCTCTTCTGTAAGATAACCCGCTTTCATCTTTGGATCTAAACCTGCAACCTTGCATATTATTGTTGCAAAGTTTACACCTATCCCTTTGATCCCAGTAAGGGCCAATCTAAGTTGTTTGTGGCCATCTATATCAACATTTGCTACACGCACGATATGTCTAAAGTCAGCCATTATAATCACACCTCCATATCTCAATCCTTTAAAGAGGATTTTGGCGCCGGGACGGGGATTTGAACCCCGGCGGGCAAACGCCCACGGGCTCTCAAGGCCCGCGCCATCCCAGGCTAGGCTATCCCGGCATACACTCTAAAGCCCGAGCCCTTCGCAAGTTCAACCACTTCTTTAAAGCTCTCCTCCATTAAAGTCTTAATATATTTTGCGCCTTGATTAGTGCGAATTACAATTTGAAGTAATCCTCCATCGTAGAGATGAAGGGGTGCATTTATAACTATTTCCCTCAACACATCCTTACCCGCATGTACTGGAGGGTTTGTAATTATGCTATGAAACTTTTCACCTGCGACGGGTTCATAAAGATAACCCCATCTTACCTCGGCATTCTTAATGTTGTTGATTTTTAAGTTTTTCTTCGCTATGTTTACAGCCCTCCTATTAACATCCGTCATTACAACCCGCTTTACAAATTTAGAGACAACTATACCAATAACACCATATCCACAACCAAGATCAAGCACTTCCCAGTCTTTATCTAACACCACACTCTCTATTAGAAGTTGTGTCCCTCTATCAAGCTTTCCAAAGGAAAAAACACCGCTAGCAGTGATGAATTTAAAATACTCCCCTCTAACAAATACTTCGATCATTTTAGTTTTTAGTGGTACTTGTGGTTCTTTAGAGTAATAATGGCTCATGATCGAAGGTTAGCAAAGGAGTTTATAAATCTAAGTGGGAGAAAAGAGAACAACCTACCACATTTTTGGATACCAATCTCGTGGCATAAATACCTTTTCAACATCTACTGCAATCCCTTTTGCCTTCGTTAACATCTCTTGAGTGCTCATTTTTGCTTTACCTAATGCCACAAGCTCATCTTTGAGAGTCATTATTGCAATTAAACCTCCTGGCTTGATACCTTTATGAAGCCTCACTATGCCTGGAACCGCTAAATCAGCACCATGGGTAACCGCTGCCACTGCTGAATCCCTAATCCAAACTTTAGGTAAATGTTCTACTGCCTTTTCCATTGGTTGAATTGCATTTCTAAAATAACTCTCAATTCCATCATCTTTCCAGAAATGATAAGCATCTATCAAATCATGAAGACTCACAAGTGTCTCATCTTCTCGGAAAGGCCCACTTCTGCTTCTTCTAAGTTCGGCCATATGTGCTCCAACACCTAAAGCAAGGCCCATGTGATGAATGAGAGAACGTATGTAAGTACCTGCTTCAACACCCGCCCTAAAAAGAACATCCTTACCATCAATCTCTAAAACTTCAATATAGTAAACTTTTCTAGTCCTTAATCTCCTTTTAACAGCACTCCTCAAGGGCGGTCTTTGAATTATCTCTCCTTCAAATTCCCTCATGATTGTTCTTATTTTATC encodes:
- a CDS encoding 30S ribosomal protein S4 produces the protein MGDPKRQRKRYETPSHPWIKERLDRERVLVQKYALKNKKELWKHETQLKNFRRRARRLLAARGKQAEIERAQLLQRLVRLGMLPEEAHLDDVLSLTIDDILERRLQTLVFKKGLARTIKQARQLIVHGHIEVNGQVIRSPSYLVLKEEESGITYSRASPFANSQHPERMMIEEAQKGEAQ
- a CDS encoding 30S ribosomal protein S13; protein product: MADFRHIVRVANVDIDGHKQLRLALTGIKGIGVNFATIICKVAGLDPKMKAGYLTEEQVKAIEAVLEDPGKHGIPGWILNRPKDYESGRDLHLTGAKLVMAWREDVNRLRRIRAYRGIRHELGLPLRGQRTKSNFRRGSTLGVSRRKK
- a CDS encoding class I SAM-dependent methyltransferase, whose amino-acid sequence is MSHYYSKEPQVPLKTKMIEVFVRGEYFKFITASGVFSFGKLDRGTQLLIESVVLDKDWEVLDLGCGYGVIGIVVSKFVKRVVMTDVNRRAVNIAKKNLKINNIKNAEVRWGYLYEPVAGEKFHSIITNPPVHAGKDVLREIVINAPLHLYDGGLLQIVIRTNQGAKYIKTLMEESFKEVVELAKGSGFRVYAGIA
- a CDS encoding RNA-guided pseudouridylation complex pseudouridine synthase subunit Cbf5; protein product: MAKKRKKRELVLPADLKREVVIKDENAETNPKWGYPPEKRPIELHLQFGVINLDKPPGPTSHEVVAWIKKLLNLQKAGHGGTLDPKVTGVLPVALERATRVVQALLPAGKEYIALMHLHGNVSEDKIRTIMREFEGEIIQRPPLRSAVKRRLRTRKVYYIEVLEIDGKDVLFRAGVEAGTYIRSLIHHMGLALGVGAHMAELRRSRSGPFREDETLVSLHDLIDAYHFWKDDGIESYFRNAIQPMEKAVEHLPKVWIRDSAVAAVTHGADLAVPGIVRLHKGIKPGGLIAIMTLKDELVALGKAKMSTQEMLTKAKGIAVDVEKVFMPRDWYPKMW